One Carassius gibelio isolate Cgi1373 ecotype wild population from Czech Republic chromosome B18, carGib1.2-hapl.c, whole genome shotgun sequence DNA segment encodes these proteins:
- the ankrd34c gene encoding ankyrin repeat domain-containing protein 34C, with protein sequence MADVMELRTDGNSLLKAVWLRRMRLTRLLLEGGAYINESNDRGETPLMVACMSKHSDQQSVSKAKLVKYLLDNKADPNIQDKAGRTALMHACSHRAGHEVVSLLLTNGADPSLDDRHGSSALVYAVNADDKETLKVLLDACKAKGKEVIIITTDKSPSGTKTTKQYLNVPPSPELDERTSPAPCASPSEIDLHASPSPSKEEEKDTVFNFQTKFKSASITAAKLPNGLTSPSKKPVNPKRARLPQLKRLQSEPWGLIAPSVLAAANEESKRANSDEDVVTGVNGLSLSKRGTLSRHNSMDGKDILFPMVGDQTTKILPTSSLPTSSKASYERSLAQHQPLARRSTLPTEQEGPGANLGPVSLRDTVHRRRLGNEHYDSDSQLYSDSSMLDSPKAPLERRKLNTSPLAMLTGSRESLDSNPSTSSPSTARCRAPGLLERRGSGTLLLDYISHTRPGHLPPLNINPNPPIPDIGASSKPSSPLAAGIRLIAPVAPNSPKRGNLRTKKKLVRRHSMQVEQMKQLSNFEELTHQS encoded by the coding sequence ATGGCTGACGTGATGGAGCTCAGGACAGATGGGAACTCTCTGCTGAAAGCAGTGTGGCTTCGGCGTATGCGCCTTACAAGGCTTCTCCTGGAAGGTGGAGCATACATCAATGAAAGCAACGATCGTGGAGAGACGCCACTCATGGTGGCCTGCATGTCCAAACACTCTGACCAGCAGAGTGTCAGCAAGGCTAAGCTCGTCAAGTACCTTCTGGACAACAAAGCTGACCCTAATATCCAAGACAAAGCTGGAAGGACAGCCCTTATGCATGCATGCAGCCACAGGGCAGGACATGAAGTGGTCTCACTTCTCTTGACCAACGGGGCTGATCCAAGTCTGGATGACCGTCATGGATCTTCTGCTTTAGTCTATGCTGTCAATGCAGATGATAAAGAAACCCTAAAAGTTCTCCTTGATGCCTGTAAAGCCAAAGGCAAGGAGGTCATCATTATTACCACTGACAAATCGCCATCTGGTACCAAAACAACCAAGCAGTACCTGAATGTCCCTCCTTCTCCAGAGTTGGACGAGAGGACCTCTCCAGCACCATGTGCCTCACCATCAGAGATAGACCTTCACGCATCCCCATCTCCCAGCAAAGAAGAGGAGAAAGACACCGTATTCAATTTTCAAACAAAATTTAAGTCCGCCTCAATCACAGCAGCCAAACTTCCCAATGGACTTACTTCCCCTAGTAAGAAGCCAGTGAACCCCAAGAGGGCTCGTCTACCCCAATTGAAGCGTCTACAGTCGGAGCCTTGGGGTCTGATTGCCCCCTCCGTCTTGGCGGCAGCAAATGAAGAAAGCAAGAGGGCTAACTCGGATGAAGATGTTGTCACAGGTGTCAACGGACTGAGCCTGTCCAAAAGAGGCACTTTGTCCCGACATAACAGCATGGATGGAAAAGATATCTTGTTTCCGATGGTGGGAGATCAGACCacaaaaatcttaccaacttCATCCCTTCCGACATCTTCCAAAGCCTCCTATGAGAGATCGCTGGCACAGCACCAGCCCCTAGCACGACGTAGCACTCTCCCAACAGAGCAGGAGGGCCCTGGAGCAAACCTGGGGCCAGTTAGCCTCAGAGACACAGTGCACCGGAGGAGACTGGGGAATGAACACTATGACTCAGACTCCCAGCTGTACTCAGATTCCAGCATGCTAGACTCTCCTAAGGCACCTCTGGAGAGGAGGAAGCTCAATACATCCCCTCTTGCTATGCTAACAGGCTCACGAGAGTCCTTGGACAGCAATCCCAGTACCTCTTCACCTAGCACAGCCAGATGCAGAGCACCTGGTCTACTAGAGCGGCGAGGCTCTGGAACGCTATTGCTGGACTATATATCCCACACCCGCCCAGGTCACCTTCCCCCATTAAACATCAACCCTAACCCTCCGATTCCAGATATAGGGGCAAGCAGCAAACCCTCATCCCCACTTGCAGCAGGTATCAGACTAATAGCTCCCGTAGCACCCAACTCACCAAAGAGAGGCAACCTCAGGACGAAGAAGAAGCTTGTGAGAAGGCACTCTATGCAAGTGGAACAGATGAAGCAGCTTTCAAACT